The DNA sequence TCATGGAGCGCCGTACTCGAGAAGAACTCGAGGAGGTCCTTGAGGAGCGCTTGGCGGTCCTCAGGTCCGGCGCGATGAACATCGCGGTGCACCCGCGCGACAGCCGCAAGTCCGCGTAAGCGCACGGCGGTCAAGCAGTAACGACGAGGGCCGGGCCCGCTGCTCTGCAGCGGGCCCGGCCCTCGTCGTGCTGTCGGCGCCCTCGTCATGCTGGCGGCGCCGCTGACGGGCGCGTCAGCGCGGGAGCTGGGGGTCGTCCGGATAGCCGCCCGGACGGGCCGGGGGCTGGTCCTCACGGATCACCTCGCCCTGGACGACCTTGCCGTCGGGGTGGTGCATGCGCGCCTGCTGGAAGGCGTCCCCGAGGCCTCCGGGGGCGGACGCCGCGGCCGCGCGGAGCTTGCGGTCGAAGGCGCGCTCGGCGCTGCGGCTGAGGACCTTCTGCAGCGGCGGCACGAGCAGCAGCAGGCCCAGGGCGTCCGAGATCAGGCCCGGCATGATCAGCAGGAGCCCGCCGAGCATGGTGAGGGCGCTGCCGCCGCCCTGGTCCTGCGCGGGGGCCAGGCCCTGCTGCTGCTGTCGCAGCGCCTCGCTCAGGTTCTTGAAGGCGC is a window from the Streptomyces spectabilis genome containing:
- the fxsA gene encoding FxsA family membrane protein, which codes for MTTGAPPPLKPARPRRSRVLRFLPLGLVAWLVLEIWLLTVVAGASSGLTVFLLLVGGLVLGSFVIKRAGRRAFKNLSEALRQQQQGLAPAQDQGGGSALTMLGGLLLIMPGLISDALGLLLLVPPLQKVLSRSAERAFDRKLRAAAASAPGGLGDAFQQARMHHPDGKVVQGEVIREDQPPARPGGYPDDPQLPR